TGAGGCACTGGTTCTGAATTTAATGCTATATTTATTATAGTGTTTTTATTAACAAACTTTCACCAGAAAGTTCTGAGTGTGTTAATACAGCAGGCACATTGGCTTCAAGGTTTGGCATCTGACAGTCCACAGAATTGCACTTCACTCTTACAATTCTGCCACAACTTTGTGGATTGTTTGGGCAGGACCTATAATCGGCCTCCCCCATCAAAtggttaaatataaattttggttCATTCTGATTTAAAAGTTCTGAGTTTACAATTACATCAGTCTGTGATAAGCTCAGCTCCACTTTCCTCTCTGCCTGTTCAGTCTGATTCGGTAAACCAGGGACCTTGGTTTCAGTCCCTCCGCTGCCTTCCATGTTCCCCATGTCTCCATGTTTACAGAGTCCCCTTTGTTTACTCTCAGGATCACAACACACTTTTAGTAAAGATTCAGTGCCTCTGCAGATGAACGAGGATGGATCTGCCATTCTTGGGAGATGCTCTTCTATGCTCTGAAGACTGTGCACATTGTTCTTACCAATTTTTTCTTGGGCCTGAATGTGCTGCACTGGGTGGAGGAAAAAATTCTGAGGCAGGGAATTCTGCATTCCAGGTGGCTTCCCTCTGCTCTGCAGGCAGGGACAGTGATGGATATGCGGGATAGGATGCAAGAAGCCTTCGGCAGTGTGGTGTGTGGCCTTCAGAGGTGCCACACCATTTTGGATCTGGACAAAGCTGCTAGCAGTAGGAGCACATTGGTGACACAGGGAGTCACCCATGTGCTGGCAAGAGTGCGGACCATATTTCAAGTGTTTGTAGGCATTTGGGCAGCTACATCTCTGATTCAGAGAGAAGAGGTGACACATAGTGTGCCTTTCAAGAGAGGGCTGTAACAAGGTGGAGCAAGTTTCACTTTTGGTGCTTTTGTTGAGTTCACTGTTGTAGCCTGTATGCACAGGCATCTCTAAATTCTTTGTCTGGCTGTTGAAAAATTCAGAGCAGATGTGTGTCTCTTCAAAAGTAGTCTTCTCTGAGGCAGTACAGGTGTGGGATGCCAGAGGTTCTAATTCATAAAACTCATGCTCCAGTTCAGATTTTTGGCCCCTGGGATCTAAGTGATAAGCATTCATGGTATGTGTTTTGCTTTGTCCCTTGTCACCAGGACTTGTAGACAAGGCATGTGAAAAGGCACTGCACTGTAGTTTTTTAGGTAAAGGAATCTGACCACAGGTACCCTGTGGTCCAAGGCACCGACACATGCACTGGAAAAAGAAGGTGGCAAAAGCCCAGCTGATACACATGATGAGCATCATGAAGGTGCCCAGTTGCGTGTAAGCCAGAACTGTGGAGGGCATCATCATGGCCCCAGCCACGAATGTGGTCAGAGCTGCCATAGCAATGGCAGAGCCCATGCGACTCAGAGAGAAGATCACCTTGCCTTCTCGGTCGGGATCTGGAGCCAAGCGGTATGCGACCCCGTAATGGACGGCAAAGTCAACAGACAAGCCAACCGCAACCGAAATGGTGACAGACTCTAAAACATTTAGCTCCCAGCCCAGCAGGACCAGAGAACCAACAGTAACAAATATGGTTCCAGCTATTGAAATGATAGCATAAAGACTTATGATGATGTTCCAAGTTGTCAGCAGCATCACACTAAATGCAACAGCAACAGAGAGTCCCATGGCAATGAGAGTGCCATCAGAGAGGCTATCTTGGAGGTCATAGAACTCCAGATTGCTGACAAACCAACCATTGCTGAGGCCCTCTGGGGCAGAACTCAGTTCATTGGAAATCCATGAGTCCACCTCTTTATAAAACTGATGCATCTTCTCATAAGCCAGTGTGAAGAGGTAGGTACTTTGGAACTCTAACACTACTGCCCTAATAGTATCATTGATATCAAACCTTGGCCCTGGGGTTTTGCTGTCCAAATGGTACCCTGTACTCCTTTCCAGCTCCATGATAGCTCTTTTAATACACAGTTCAAAAATCTCTTGTTTATAGGGGAAGCTCCAGTGGCTGCAGCATGGGTACAGAGCAGGCTCATCACAGTCCTGGTTTTCCATCCACTGTTTGAAAGTCTCAATGAAGCAGCTGGTGAAGTCCTGTTCATCAGTCTGGTAGAAGAATGT
This genomic stretch from Sciurus carolinensis chromosome 12, mSciCar1.2, whole genome shotgun sequence harbors:
- the Disp1 gene encoding protein dispatched homolog 1 isoform X4, which gives rise to MCTVFIVVCALVGVLVPELPDFSDPLLGFEPRGTAIGQRLVTWNNMVKNTGYKATLANYPFKYADEQAKSHRDDRWSDDHYEREKREVDWNFHKDSFFCDVPSDRYSRVVFTSAGGETLWNLPAIKSMCNVDNSRIRSHPQFGDLCQRTTAASCCPSWTLGNYIAILNNRSSCQKIVERDVSHTLKLLRTCAKHYQNGTLGPDCWDMAARRKDQLKCTNVPRKCTKYNAVYQILHYLVDKDFITPKTADYATPALKYSMLFSPTEKGESMMNIYLDNFENWNSSDGVTTITGIEFGIKHTLFQDYLLMDTVYPAIAIVIVLLVMCVYTKSMFITLMTMFAIISSLIVSYFLYRVVFNFEFFPFMNLTALIILVGIGADDAFVLCDVWNYTKFDKPHAETSETVSITLQHAALSMFVTSFTTAAAFYANYVSNITAIRCFGVYAGTAILVNYVLMVTWLPAVVVLHERYLLNIFSCFRKPQQQIYDNKSCWTVACQKCHKVLFAVSEASRIFFEKVLPCIVIKFRYLWLFWFLALTVGGAYIVCINPKMKLPSLELSEFQVFRSSHPFERYDAEYKKLFMFERVHHGEELHMPITVIWGVSPEDNGNPLNPKSKGRLTLDSSFNIASPASQAWILHFCQKLRNQTFFYQTDEQDFTSCFIETFKQWMENQDCDEPALYPCCSHWSFPYKQEIFELCIKRAIMELERSTGYHLDSKTPGPRFDINDTIRAVVLEFQSTYLFTLAYEKMHQFYKEVDSWISNELSSAPEGLSNGWFVSNLEFYDLQDSLSDGTLIAMGLSVAVAFSVMLLTTWNIIISLYAIISIAGTIFVTVGSLVLLGWELNVLESVTISVAVGLSVDFAVHYGVAYRLAPDPDREGKVIFSLSRMGSAIAMAALTTFVAGAMMMPSTVLAYTQLGTFMMLIMCISWAFATFFFQCMCRCLGPQGTCGQIPLPKKLQCSAFSHALSTSPGDKGQSKTHTMNAYHLDPRGQKSELEHEFYELEPLASHTCTASEKTTFEETHICSEFFNSQTKNLEMPVHTGYNSELNKSTKSETCSTLLQPSLERHTMCHLFSLNQRCSCPNAYKHLKYGPHSCQHMGDSLCHQCAPTASSFVQIQNGVAPLKATHHTAEGFLHPIPHIHHCPCLQSRGKPPGMQNSLPQNFFLHPVQHIQAQEKIGKNNVHSLQSIEEHLPRMADPSSFICRGTESLLKVCCDPESKQRGLCKHGDMGNMEGSGGTETKVPGLPNQTEQAERKVELSLSQTDVIVNSELLNQNEPKFIFNHLMGEADYRSCPNNPQSCGRIVRVKCNSVDCQMPNLEANVPAVLTHSELSGESLLIKTL
- the Disp1 gene encoding protein dispatched homolog 1 isoform X5; the encoded protein is MVKNTGYKATLANYPFKYADEQAKSHRDDRWSDDHYEREKREVDWNFHKDSFFCDVPSDRYSRVVFTSAGGETLWNLPAIKSMCNVDNSRIRSHPQFGDLCQRTTAASCCPSWTLGNYIAILNNRSSCQKIVERDVSHTLKLLRTCAKHYQNGTLGPDCWDMAARRKDQLKCTNVPRKCTKYNAVYQILHYLVDKDFITPKTADYATPALKYSMLFSPTEKGESMMNIYLDNFENWNSSDGVTTITGIEFGIKHTLFQDYLLMDTVYPAIAIVIVLLVMCVYTKSMFITLMTMFAIISSLIVSYFLYRVVFNFEFFPFMNLTALIILVGIGADDAFVLCDVWNYTKFDKPHAETSETVSITLQHAALSMFVTSFTTAAAFYANYVSNITAIRCFGVYAGTAILVNYVLMVTWLPAVVVLHERYLLNIFSCFRKPQQQIYDNKSCWTVACQKCHKVLFAVSEASRIFFEKVLPCIVIKFRYLWLFWFLALTVGGAYIVCINPKMKLPSLELSEFQVFRSSHPFERYDAEYKKLFMFERVHHGEELHMPITVIWGVSPEDNGNPLNPKSKGRLTLDSSFNIASPASQAWILHFCQKLRNQTFFYQTDEQDFTSCFIETFKQWMENQDCDEPALYPCCSHWSFPYKQEIFELCIKRAIMELERSTGYHLDSKTPGPRFDINDTIRAVVLEFQSTYLFTLAYEKMHQFYKEVDSWISNELSSAPEGLSNGWFVSNLEFYDLQDSLSDGTLIAMGLSVAVAFSVMLLTTWNIIISLYAIISIAGTIFVTVGSLVLLGWELNVLESVTISVAVGLSVDFAVHYGVAYRLAPDPDREGKVIFSLSRMGSAIAMAALTTFVAGAMMMPSTVLAYTQLGTFMMLIMCISWAFATFFFQCMCRCLGPQGTCGQIPLPKKLQCSAFSHALSTSPGDKGQSKTHTMNAYHLDPRGQKSELEHEFYELEPLASHTCTASEKTTFEETHICSEFFNSQTKNLEMPVHTGYNSELNKSTKSETCSTLLQPSLERHTMCHLFSLNQRCSCPNAYKHLKYGPHSCQHMGDSLCHQCAPTASSFVQIQNGVAPLKATHHTAEGFLHPIPHIHHCPCLQSRGKPPGMQNSLPQNFFLHPVQHIQAQEKIGKNNVHSLQSIEEHLPRMADPSSFICRGTESLLKVCCDPESKQRGLCKHGDMGNMEGSGGTETKVPGLPNQTEQAERKVELSLSQTDVIVNSELLNQNEPKFIFNHLMGEADYRSCPNNPQSCGRIVRVKCNSVDCQMPNLEANVPAVLTHSELSGESLLIKTL